The Elusimicrobiota bacterium genome segment TGCGGGTCCTGGGGTGTCAAAAAATCGAACCCCCAGCCGGCGGGCCTGAAAACGCAATTCTCCGGCCAAATCAACCCGCCAGCTGTCTCTTGCGCGCTTTCGAGACCGCGGGAAATGACGGGCCACATCCCATTGGACGCCAAAACAGCAGGGCCCGCTGGACGGCCCCGTCCAAATCCGCAGCTTGCGCGGAAGAATTCCCCACCGCCGGCGGATCTTTCGAACAGCCTGAGCCAGTATCCCGGCTCGTATGCCGCGCCACCCCGCGTGCAAAAGACCAACCACCCGATGCCCCTCATCCGTTAAAAAAACCGGAACGCAGTCAGCGGTAAAAATGGCGAGCGGCTGATCCGACTGATCGGTCAGAAGGCCATCCACTCCAGCGAACTTTCTGGAGTGGCGCAGCGCCGGGACGATCGCCAAACGGGTTCCATGGACTTGCTCCGCCGTTGCCACCGCGGTCGGCCATTTCCGGGTTCTCAGAAGGCGCTCGAGCGCACCGGGCTCACGGGCATTACCTTGCCGGCGCCGGGTCGTAAACGATTGGATTCGAATCAAGGTTGGACGTAGAAAGAAGAGTTGTTGTCGGTTCCCGTTTGCACGCCACGGATGGCCATCATGACTTCTTCCGGATTGGACGAAGCCTCCAGGGCGGTCTCCAGAGTAATTTCCTGGGACTGGATCAGGCTCACGAGTGATTGATGGAAGGTTTGCATCCCGTAATAGCCGCCCTGTTTCATCATGGGACCGATTTCACTGAGCGTATTTTCCAAAATGTATTTTCGGATAATCGGCGTCACGATCATGACCTCAACCGCCGGCACGCGGCCAACCCCCGAGGCATGCGGCAGAAGGCGCTGGGACACCACCGCACGCAACGTATCGCCCAACTGATAACGGATCTGGTTCTGCTGGTGAGGCGGGAAGATGTCAATCACGCGGTTGACTGTCTGCATCGTATCGATCGTATGGATGGTGGAGAGCACCAGATGCCCGGTCTGCGCCGCCGTTAAGGCCGCCGACATGGTTTCCAGATCCCGCATTTCTCCCAGGAGAACAATATCGGGGTCCTGACGAAGCACATGCTTGAGCGCTTCCGCAAAACTGAGCGTATCCTGCGACAACTCCCGCTGGGAAACAATAGATTTCTTGTCTTCATGGACGTATTCAATGGGGTCTTCAATCGTCACAATATGCCGGCTGCGGGTCATGTTAATGTAATCCAGCATGGCCGCCAGGGTCGTGGATTTCCCGCTCCCGGTCGTCCCGGTGACCAATACGAGACCGCGCGGCTCATCCGAAATCTTCTGGATCACCGCTGGAAGCTTCAATTGCGAAAAGGACGGAACAATTTTTGGCACCAGGCGGATCGCCAAATTAACCACCCCGCGCTGGCGATACACATTGACACGGAACCGGCCCATCTCCTCAACGGAAAGCGCCAGATCGCACTCCATGCTTTCTTCAAAGGTTTTCAACTGGTGTTCGTTTAAAATACTTTTGACCCACTGTTCGATCTGGTCGCCGGAAATAGCCTCGGCTGTCTTGGCGACCAGGACCCCGTCCACCCGGAAAACCGCCGGCTTATTGGAGCGCAGGTGCAGATCGGACGCTTTTTTCTTCAACATCGTCTGCAGGAGGGCTTTGAGTTCCATTTTAATGATTCATCAGGAGCGTAAACGACTGGGCTTCAGGCGAAGAAATGCCGGCCGCTGAAGTTCATCTTCCAGATTCCTCCGTTTAGCGGCTTGAACATCCGGGGCGTCCGGAACCATTTCTCCCAGCGGCGCGCCGGCACCAACCCGAGCGGGCTCACGCCGCTCCACTCCTGTTCTCGACCGGACAACGCCTTTTTTGCTTCCCGATCCGGTTCGGACCGCCGGGAATCCGGTGGCGATGACCGTAATTTGAATGCGGTCTTCCAGATGCTCGTCAAAAGCATGGCCGTAGAACACATGGGCTTCGGGACAAGTGCTGTAAATGTAATTCATCGCCTCGCCCACTTCGTGCAAGGTGATATCGTGGCTGCCGACGATGTTCGTGATGACCCCTTTGGCGCCGTCGATGGAGACATCTTCCAGGAGCGGATTTCGGATCGCCGCCTGGGCGGCCCGAAGCGCCCGGTCAGGTCCGCGCGCTTCGCCGATCCCCATAAGGGCTTCGCCCGCATCCGTCATGACGGTCCGCACATTGGCGAAGTCCATATTGATTTCACCTGGGTGTGTAATGACATTGGAAATCGCCTGCACGGCTTGACGCAGCACGTCATCCGCGATGCGGAAGGCATC includes the following:
- a CDS encoding polyphenol oxidase family protein — translated: MIRIQSFTTRRRQGNAREPGALERLLRTRKWPTAVATAEQVHGTRLAIVPALRHSRKFAGVDGLLTDQSDQPLAIFTADCVPVFLTDEGHRVVGLLHAGWRGIRAGILAQAVRKIRRRWGILPRKLRIWTGPSSGPCCFGVQWDVARHFPRSRKRARDSWRVDLAGELRFQARRLGVRFFDTPGPASCTMHDRRFYSYRRDQTAKRMASVIMRTVGADGCPP
- a CDS encoding type IV pilus twitching motility protein PilT; the encoded protein is MELKALLQTMLKKKASDLHLRSNKPAVFRVDGVLVAKTAEAISGDQIEQWVKSILNEHQLKTFEESMECDLALSVEEMGRFRVNVYRQRGVVNLAIRLVPKIVPSFSQLKLPAVIQKISDEPRGLVLVTGTTGSGKSTTLAAMLDYINMTRSRHIVTIEDPIEYVHEDKKSIVSQRELSQDTLSFAEALKHVLRQDPDIVLLGEMRDLETMSAALTAAQTGHLVLSTIHTIDTMQTVNRVIDIFPPHQQNQIRYQLGDTLRAVVSQRLLPHASGVGRVPAVEVMIVTPIIRKYILENTLSEIGPMMKQGGYYGMQTFHQSLVSLIQSQEITLETALEASSNPEEVMMAIRGVQTGTDNNSSFYVQP
- the ftsZ gene encoding cell division protein FtsZ gives rise to the protein MRIKLAEDVREQPAVIRVIGVGGGGGNAVNRMIEAELRHVEFVAANTDAQTLRRSKAPLMIQLGEKLTRGLGAGGNPSIGRQAAEESTDKIREVLMGSDMVFVTAGMGGGTGTGAAPLVARIAKEECKALTVGVVTRPFQFEGRVKLVQGDSGLKELKAYCDTLIVIPNDRLFSIVEPTTRFEDAFRIADDVLRQAVQAISNVITHPGEINMDFANVRTVMTDAGEALMGIGEARGPDRALRAAQAAIRNPLLEDVSIDGAKGVITNIVGSHDITLHEVGEAMNYIYSTCPEAHVFYGHAFDEHLEDRIQITVIATGFPAVRTGSGSKKGVVRSRTGVERREPARVGAGAPLGEMVPDAPDVQAAKRRNLEDELQRPAFLRLKPSRLRS